TAGGAACCATCGTTACTCTGCTAATTTTACCTGCTCTACTTTCTGGAGTTATCACTTCTGGCTGCCCTCTTTACCCTTCATCACTTCTTTGCCTAGATCTGCCCTGGTCAGTTGCTTCTACGAATGTACAAAAAGTGGTAGAAGGAACCCATCAATGGAGTAATTGGTATGGAGATTCTCCAACAGGAAGCAATTTATGGATCTGGCTGCTTTGGCAATGGTTTGAGGACGATAAGTTAAATAAAGTGACGGCATTCTTGATTGCTAGCTCTAGCCTTGCTGCCCTTAATATCCTAGGCTACTCTATTAAGCAGCCTCATCATCATCGTCTCATTCCTGTACTAGCGATCGGGTTTTCGGGCATCGGTTTTATCATGCTCACTTCTCCACTTTTCAGGTTCAGTATCTCTTACACCCTGGTCATTCCAGTTCTCTATTTAAGTATCAATGGGCATCGGTTTTTGCAACAGAAAATACTGGCTGCCGATCGCCTGGTTGCCTTCAAACCCCTGTCACGTAAGTTTCAACAAATGATTCAGGTAATTCCCTGGTTGCTTGTTAGCTGGCTGATAAGCTCAAGTTTGAAATACGATACTTTTTATTTACTGGTACCACCTCCTTTACAAGAATCTCTAACAACTAAACAGCAAATTAATGATATTAATTACTTCTCTCCTCGGGAGGACGAATTCTGCTGGTCAACTCCTCTACCGTGCGCCTTCAAAGTAGCGCCAGATATTAAACTGCGAGACCCTGCACGAGGCATTAGTGGGGGGTTTATTCGGCAGACACATTAAAGCCCCTCGATAGTCGCATTTTAGCAGAACCGAAGACATGGTTTTGGTGACGATCACCGGAGCTTTAGATAAAGATGAGGGCGATCGAGGGGTTGAGAGCAATTGCCTACCAATCAAGCATTTTGGAGATGAAGTTAAAGGAATTGCTCAAGAGGGTAAGATTAAGCGACGTTGATCGTTAAACTGAACGCTATTACTTGAACCCAGATGGCAGCATTGCTCAACCGATGCCGATGCGTCAAATGCTTACCTCTTAGAATTTATTGTACAGTTCCATGCGGCGACATTTTCCCGCTAAGCATTATCATGTTGGCAAACAATTGAACAGTATTCAGCAGACGAGTGAACAGGTAACAGCAACCTTTACTGATGGCATTCAAATTACGGCAGATTTACTCATTGGCGCAGATGGACCGAACTCAACGGTACGACATCAGTTTCTACCCGATGCCTACTATCAATAGACTGGATATGTCGCCAGAATAATAAATCTTTTTTTTGCATAGAGGCTTTATCCATTCTTCTGTCATAGGGTTAGCACTTATCGGCTATGGCTCGATCGCCCTATCTCCTTTCTTTTTCAGAGACGACGAATTAAACGGCATCATTTGCACCGTTTCTTCAGCAGGCTTAGTTAACTTCAAAAGTTAGTGACGTAGACACAGACTAGCGATCGCTTTTACCAGCTTCTCTGCTTCCACAGGTTTTGTGAGATGGACTTGAAATCCGACCTGAAGTGCTTTTTGTTGGTCAACTTCTGCTGCATAAGCAGTCAGGGCGATCGCTGGAATCGTGCCGCCTTGGTTAGGTGAGCGCGATCGAATCTGCTGGATTAGCATATAGCCGTCCATATCAGCCATGCCCACATCACTCACAATGACATTGGGAATGAATTGATCTAGCGCTTGTAATGCTTCTAAACCAGAGGTAACGGCTGTTACATTTGCGCCGCTTTGTTCCAGCAAAAATACCTGCAACTCGCGTGCATCTTGCTCATCATCTATTAGCAAAATCTGAATGCTTTCTAAAAGTACTTCTTCACTTGCCGGGATGGCAATGGGCTCAGATGAGATCGAGGTTGTCTGCTGTAAGATAGGCAACTGCACAATAAAGGTCGCGCCTTGATTCTCCCCCTGGCTCTCTGCCCAAACCGTGCCTCCGTGCATTTCTACAATTTGGCGCACGATCGCCAACCCCAATCCTAAGCCGCCAAATTTGCGCGTTGTCGAGCCGTCTTCTTGCCGAAAATACTCAAATACTTGGGCCAGAAAATTAGGAGTAATGCCCTTGCCCGTATCGATCACCCGTATTTGTGCTAAGCGATCGAGTTGTCGCAGTTCAACGATTACTTGTCCGCCGTTAGGTGTGAATTTAACTGCATTAGTGAGTAAATTCCACACTACTTGCTGTAAACGGGCGGCATCACCAGAAATCAGCGCGGTTGCTGGGTCTAAATCAATCTTTAGCGCAATACCCTTCGCTTCTACTGCCAAACGCACGGTTTCAAGGGCAGCAGAAATCACAGACGTTAAACTGACGGGAGCTGCTGTTAAAGATAGTTTCCCCTGCATAATCCGAGAGATGTCGAGCAAGTCTTCAATCAGCTGCGACTGCAATTTGGCATTACGCTCGATCGTTTTCAGGGCTTCAGCTTGACGAGAGGGATTAAATGTACGGCTTTGCAGTAGACGTGTCCAGCCCAAAATTGGGTTGAGGGGCGATCGCAGTTCATGGGACAGTACCGCTAAGAATTCGTCCTTAATTCGATTAGCCCGTTCGGCTTCTTCACGGGCGGATTTCTCTTGTTGTAAAAGGCGTTTGCGATCAGTGATGTCTCGCGTCACGCCCGCGACTGCTTCTACTGTGCCGTTTGCATTTAAAAGCGGCACGAAGATATACTCATAGTCATGAGTCCCAAACGCGCTTGTGTAGGGGGTTTCATCCCTAACGGGTTGGCGTGTCTCAATGACTTGCTGAATCTGATTTTGCAGCTGGGTTGCTAAGTCGGTTGGGTATTCTATGTCAAAAAAGTTTTTGTCTATCACCTCAGCCGACGTTTTTTGTAAAAGGTTGAGCAACTGCTGATTACTATAGGTAAATCGTCCTGATCGATCGAAGGTGTAAATGAAATCGGGTACGGAAGCGGCGATCGCGTCAAACCTTTGCAGTTGTCGTTCGAGTTCGGCGGAGGTTTGACGCAGGGCTGTTTCAGATTGAATTTGGTCAGTAACATTTCTGAAATAGGCTGTGACTCCATTAGCGGCTGGATAGGTATGGACTTCGTACCAGCGATCGTGATCGGGATAAAACGCAGTTAATGATCCATCCACGCGCTCAGATGCGGCGCGCCGATAAAGCGGCTCAAACTCGCTACCATTGAGACCTGGATATTCTTCCCACAGGTTCTTTCCAATTAAGTCACTGGGGGAGCGATCGAGCATTGCTTCAGCGGCTCGATTCACGTAGGTGAATAGCCAGTTTTCATCCAGCGCGAAGAATGCATCTGTAATACTGTCTAGAATATTCTGGCTCTGCTCTTCGCTCTTTTGCAAGGCAGTCTCGGCTTGTTTTCGATCGGTAATATCCCGAGAAATCGCCACCAGTTGCACAACCCGCCCGGCTGCATCTTGCACAGGCGTAACGATACTATCCCACCATTTCGGGGTGCCCTTAGCAGTAGGAAGATAGCCTTGAAATTGCCCTGTACCCCCCATTGTGGCGGCAGCGATCGCAGCTTTTGCATTTTCATAATCCTCGCCTTGCCATTTATCAACCCAGACCGTATTCAAGATCGAAGCTGGATCGTCGATTTCTAGCAGACACAGCCCACCTGCACTAATGTAGAAGATTCTGCTATCCAACGTTAAAACTTTGATGCAGTCTCTACTGCTCTCCAAAATGCTCTCCTTCAGTTCTTCACTTTCTCGCAATGCCTCTTCAGATTGTTTGCGATCGGTAATATCAACAGCAGCTCCGTAAATGACCTCTTCTTCTGAGTAAGGCTGGGCATTCCAGAGAAACCAGCGGTAGGAGCCATCTTTGTGCCGATAACGGTTTTCAAAGGCAAAGGTTTCGTTGCCAGAGAAGAAATGATTGACTTCCGAGATAGATGGATTAAGGTCATCTGGGTGAACACAATCAGTCCAGGGACGCGAGATCATTTCGTCCAACGACCAACCTAGCACTCGTTCAAAAGTCGGGCTGACCCATTGAAAATAGCCGTGGCTGTTTGTAATGACTTGTAGATCCGAGCCAACGGCGAGAAAGCGATCGCGCTCCTGTTCAGCTTTTTTGCGATCGGTGATGTTGGTGAATAAAATGGCAAACTGATTACTTCGCGGTTCACCAATGCAAAAAGCGTTGACATCAAACCAACGGTTCATCGCGATCGACTGTTGCTCAAACCGCACAGATTCTCGCGTCTGCACCACTCTCTCATACGTTTTAACCCAATCTGCTTCGAGATTAGGAACCAGTTCTCGTGCTGTTTTGCCTAGTGCTTGCTCCAGTCCTGTCATTGCTTCAAACATTGAATTGACTTCGAGGAACCGATAATCAATTGAAGTACCGTTCTGGTCAAACAGGAGTTCGCAGATGCAAAAGCCTTCGTCGATCGACTCGAACAAAGTCCGGTATTTTGCTTCCGATTTGCGTAAGGCAAGACTGGAGCGATCGCGCCGTTCTTGTGCTTCTCGTAATGCCTGTTGGACACAGGGGGCTAGCCGTTCTAACCGTTGCTTCAGAACGTAATCTGTAGCTCCGCATTTCAGAGCTTCGATCGCCAGTTCTTCGCCTAAGCTGGCAGAGATAAAAATAAATGGAGTTTCAGGGCGCAAGTCACAGGCAACTTCTAGTGCAGCAAGACCCCCAAAACCAGGCATCGCATAAGCCGCCAAAATCAAGTCTAATGTCTCAGTTTCTAACGCTGTCACAAAGTCAGCACGAGTATCTACCCGCAGCAAATTGTACTCAATACCGCTGTCCATCAATGCGACTTGGATCAGTTCAGTATCCAGCAATTTATCTTCGAGCAGGAGAAACCGAAACATTGTCATCACTGTGCCTCTTGCTAAAGTCTAGCTCTATTAGCAAACCATACTGTCTTGCTTCTGATGACTTATTTCGTCATATTTACTCCTTTCGATTAAATAATTAATCGCTTGGATTAACTCGGTCGGTTCGAGCAGGTTGCTCACATGTCGTTAAAATCCAGCAGTGCTCGCCTGTTGCTGATCAAACTCTTTAACACAAGCAGTCATGGCGATCGCGGAAACTTGCTTCCCATCCTGGATCTCAAATTTTTCGCAAAAATCACAAAATTTCTGAAATATACGTTCCTCGATTTGTTGTCCGGCATGTTAAATGATCCAAATGAACCGTAAGGTTGATGGCGTGATCGGTCAATTTCTTGGCGGGTATAGTCAAGTGAATCATTAAATGGAGCGATTACCGTTGAAATGCACTAAAACTTGTATTTGATTCACATGGTAGATAATTCTCTAAGCAGCGCACGTCCGCTAGGCGTTTTGGATAACAAACCCGTTGCGCGGCGGGATCTTGTTGGTCCGAGCGATCGCACCGATTTTTTTAAGTTCAGCCTCAAACGCAGCAGTAATGTCAACTTCCAACTGTCTAACCTGCAAGCAAATGCCGACTTGCTGTTGCTGAATCGCGCTGGTAAGGCGATCGCGCGATCGCGAAAGGGCGGCAAACAGGCAGAGCAAATCACTCGGCAGCTTCAGTCGGGCACCTACTACGTGCAGGTGTTGGGTCGCGGCAGCAAGAGCACCCGATACAAACTGTCAGGTTCTGCAACTGCTGGCGACGGCGGTGATGGCGGCGGTGGCGGCGGTGGCAGCAACGGCAACGGCACCCGCAGCAACCCATTTGATTTGGGGACTTTGAATGGTGGCTCTGTCGCGCGATCGCGCGACACGGCAGGCACTTCGGATGCAGAAAATAAATTCTACAAATTCCGGCTGGGGCAGATCAGCGACCTCAGTATTGCGCTCAGCCAAGTATCTGGCGGCGGCACGATGCGCCTCTACAACGACACCAATCGCAACGGGGTACTTGATTTCAACGAATCAACCATTGACAGTGGTGACGGTTCTGTATCCTCAAATCGCCCCATTTCTGCGGTGTTCCCCTCCACAGAGACCTACTTCTTGCAAGTAGTGCGAGACTTTTCTTCCAGCACGATGCAGTACGACATCACGTTCAACACGACACAGTTTCCGGGCAACATTCCTACCGATCCGGGTAGCGAACCCACGACTGCATTCAACCTGGGCAGCTTGAGCAAAGGTGGACGCCTAGAAGCGAAAGACTACGTGGGGAGAGTGGACGAGAATGACCTCTATCGATTCACGCTAAACGAAACGGGGCAGGTCACGTTTGGCAAGGCGGATGTTGCGGGCGACATCAACACAAATGTCACCATCTATCAGGACAAAAACAACAACAACATCCTGGATTCTAACGAGTCGCTTGGTTCGCTCATCGGGGCAAACGGATCTGTCAACCTGCAAGCTGGAGCATACTACGTGTTGGCTAATCAGTCCAACGTGAATAACACCGCCTATTCGCTGAGCATTAGCGCGTAGGTTTCACGGACTGTAAACGCAGCGTTCTCCACTACGGCATAAACCACATTCAGACCTGTAGTTTTTCTGTGGGGATACAGGTCTGAGTGTGGTTTCTGTCCGCTTAACCCTCAAGTTGAGGCTGGTATACCTTTACTCTGTCAAGTTATGCGCTAGTTTAGAGGTGCTTGCTCATGTTTAAGATGCTAACCCTGAATCCGCTAAGCTGTGTCTTGACGGTAGCCCTAGTAACAACTATGACGCCACCCGTGGATGCCCAGACCAGATCTTACCGTGTTAGATGTCAAACGATGGTTTCTCTGGTCCAGGGAGTGAGTTTGACCTACCGACTGGCGGGTAGTCTGCCGGAGAACACTGCGGCGGAAATTCCTCAAAACCCGGTTGGAGCAACCTTGACCCTAACCGTGCAGTGGCAAGA
The Timaviella obliquedivisa GSE-PSE-MK23-08B DNA segment above includes these coding regions:
- a CDS encoding PAS domain S-box protein; this encodes MTMFRFLLLEDKLLDTELIQVALMDSGIEYNLLRVDTRADFVTALETETLDLILAAYAMPGFGGLAALEVACDLRPETPFIFISASLGEELAIEALKCGATDYVLKQRLERLAPCVQQALREAQERRDRSSLALRKSEAKYRTLFESIDEGFCICELLFDQNGTSIDYRFLEVNSMFEAMTGLEQALGKTARELVPNLEADWVKTYERVVQTRESVRFEQQSIAMNRWFDVNAFCIGEPRSNQFAILFTNITDRKKAEQERDRFLAVGSDLQVITNSHGYFQWVSPTFERVLGWSLDEMISRPWTDCVHPDDLNPSISEVNHFFSGNETFAFENRYRHKDGSYRWFLWNAQPYSEEEVIYGAAVDITDRKQSEEALRESEELKESILESSRDCIKVLTLDSRIFYISAGGLCLLEIDDPASILNTVWVDKWQGEDYENAKAAIAAATMGGTGQFQGYLPTAKGTPKWWDSIVTPVQDAAGRVVQLVAISRDITDRKQAETALQKSEEQSQNILDSITDAFFALDENWLFTYVNRAAEAMLDRSPSDLIGKNLWEEYPGLNGSEFEPLYRRAASERVDGSLTAFYPDHDRWYEVHTYPAANGVTAYFRNVTDQIQSETALRQTSAELERQLQRFDAIAASVPDFIYTFDRSGRFTYSNQQLLNLLQKTSAEVIDKNFFDIEYPTDLATQLQNQIQQVIETRQPVRDETPYTSAFGTHDYEYIFVPLLNANGTVEAVAGVTRDITDRKRLLQQEKSAREEAERANRIKDEFLAVLSHELRSPLNPILGWTRLLQSRTFNPSRQAEALKTIERNAKLQSQLIEDLLDISRIMQGKLSLTAAPVSLTSVISAALETVRLAVEAKGIALKIDLDPATALISGDAARLQQVVWNLLTNAVKFTPNGGQVIVELRQLDRLAQIRVIDTGKGITPNFLAQVFEYFRQEDGSTTRKFGGLGLGLAIVRQIVEMHGGTVWAESQGENQGATFIVQLPILQQTTSISSEPIAIPASEEVLLESIQILLIDDEQDARELQVFLLEQSGANVTAVTSGLEALQALDQFIPNVIVSDVGMADMDGYMLIQQIRSRSPNQGGTIPAIALTAYAAEVDQQKALQVGFQVHLTKPVEAEKLVKAIASLCLRH
- a CDS encoding PPC domain-containing protein; this encodes MVDNSLSSARPLGVLDNKPVARRDLVGPSDRTDFFKFSLKRSSNVNFQLSNLQANADLLLLNRAGKAIARSRKGGKQAEQITRQLQSGTYYVQVLGRGSKSTRYKLSGSATAGDGGDGGGGGGGSNGNGTRSNPFDLGTLNGGSVARSRDTAGTSDAENKFYKFRLGQISDLSIALSQVSGGGTMRLYNDTNRNGVLDFNESTIDSGDGSVSSNRPISAVFPSTETYFLQVVRDFSSSTMQYDITFNTTQFPGNIPTDPGSEPTTAFNLGSLSKGGRLEAKDYVGRVDENDLYRFTLNETGQVTFGKADVAGDINTNVTIYQDKNNNNILDSNESLGSLIGANGSVNLQAGAYYVLANQSNVNNTAYSLSISA